One Devosia lacusdianchii genomic window carries:
- a CDS encoding SufE family protein gives MTEPAAFQDIAENLSFLDDWEDRLNYLIELGQALPAMPESDMTPDTKVKGCVSNVWLVSSTDQSSGSPVMSFRGQSDAIITKGLVAVLIALYSGRPAAEIAETDAIAWFKKVGLSEHLGMQRSNGLVAMVNRIRTEAKALS, from the coding sequence ATGACCGAGCCCGCCGCCTTTCAGGACATTGCAGAAAACCTCTCCTTCCTCGACGACTGGGAGGACCGGCTGAATTATCTCATCGAGCTAGGCCAAGCGCTGCCGGCAATGCCGGAAAGCGACATGACGCCAGACACCAAGGTGAAGGGCTGCGTGTCGAATGTCTGGCTGGTGTCCAGCACAGACCAATCGAGCGGTTCGCCAGTCATGAGCTTCCGCGGCCAATCGGATGCCATCATCACCAAGGGTCTCGTAGCGGTGCTCATCGCGCTCTATTCTGGCCGCCCGGCTGCGGAGATCGCCGAAACCGATGCCATCGCCTGGTTCAAGAAGGTCGGCCTGAGCGAGCATTTGGGCATGCAGCGCTCCAATGGCCTGGTCGCGATGGTCAACCGCATTCGAACCGAAGCCAAGGCGCTGAGTTGA
- a CDS encoding helix-turn-helix domain-containing protein encodes MYDLLAGPAAPTFHDAGAADAWPLDDVIALVARARNVPARLLTHKSRCRAQAARARQIAMYLSHVILGRSLTEIGDAFGRDRTTVSYACALIEDMRDDAVFDEEVQQLEQRLETLRDGGGNGAH; translated from the coding sequence ATGTACGACCTTCTTGCCGGGCCAGCCGCGCCCACTTTCCACGATGCCGGGGCAGCGGACGCCTGGCCCCTTGATGATGTCATAGCGCTGGTGGCGCGTGCAAGAAATGTTCCCGCACGGCTACTTACGCATAAGTCACGCTGCCGGGCGCAGGCGGCGAGGGCCCGCCAGATCGCCATGTACCTGTCCCATGTCATCCTCGGGCGCAGCCTGACGGAGATCGGTGACGCTTTCGGACGTGATAGGACTACTGTCTCATATGCTTGCGCTTTGATCGAGGACATGCGCGACGATGCGGTGTTCGACGAAGAAGTGCAGCAACTGGAACAGCGGCTGGAAACCCTGCGCGATGGAGGCGGCAATGGCGCGCATTGA
- a CDS encoding cation:proton antiporter has protein sequence MSPADMLSLATMVALVILGLALVLATIRIIIGPTLADRVLALDLLTMVAMGFVGAIAIRTGLTLYLDIAIALALLGFLATVALARYLMSRPVKQEDNP, from the coding sequence ATGAGCCCGGCCGATATGCTCTCGCTCGCGACTATGGTTGCTCTTGTCATCCTGGGGTTGGCGCTCGTTCTCGCCACCATCAGAATCATCATTGGGCCGACATTGGCCGATCGGGTGCTGGCGCTCGACCTGCTCACCATGGTGGCAATGGGCTTTGTCGGCGCCATCGCCATCCGCACGGGCCTCACGCTCTATCTCGACATTGCCATAGCCCTGGCACTGCTCGGTTTTCTCGCGACGGTCGCGCTGGCGCGCTACCTGATGTCGCGACCGGTAAAGCAGGAGGACAATCCATGA
- a CDS encoding MucR family transcriptional regulator, whose amino-acid sequence MSDTTGAATGYEQDLIELSTEIVSAYVSHNAVSPTDLPKLIADVHGALRALSSNEAPLPVEELKPAVPVRKSVAADYIICLEDGKKFKSLKRHLRTHYNLSPEEYREKWGLPADYPMVAPNYSATRSKLAKDNGLGRKAA is encoded by the coding sequence ATGAGTGACACCACCGGCGCGGCGACCGGTTACGAGCAAGACCTGATCGAACTCAGCACCGAAATCGTCTCGGCCTATGTGAGCCACAATGCCGTGAGCCCGACCGATCTGCCCAAGCTGATCGCCGACGTTCATGGTGCACTGCGTGCCCTTTCTTCCAACGAAGCACCGCTTCCCGTGGAAGAGCTGAAGCCCGCCGTGCCTGTCCGCAAGTCCGTTGCGGCCGACTACATCATCTGCCTGGAAGACGGGAAGAAGTTCAAGTCGCTGAAGCGCCATCTGCGCACCCACTACAATCTCTCGCCGGAAGAATACCGCGAGAAGTGGGGCCTGCCCGCCGACTACCCGATGGTTGCCCCCAACTACTCGGCCACTCGCTCCAAGCTGGCCAAGGACAACGGCCTCGGCCGCAAGGCAGCGTAA
- the mnhG gene encoding monovalent cation/H(+) antiporter subunit G: protein MIADLMIYLGCLLVLLGSVFTLLAAIGILRLPDLLTRMHAASKAGVVGGGLILLAVALVSFDSAIALRAIIGVAFLLLTTPIAAHLLARASYRIDSAQIKNMVVDELKSKNGQTPTA from the coding sequence ATGATCGCCGATTTGATGATCTATCTGGGTTGCCTGTTGGTGTTGCTTGGCTCCGTGTTTACCCTGTTGGCGGCAATCGGCATTCTTCGGCTTCCCGATCTGCTCACGCGCATGCATGCTGCGTCCAAGGCCGGAGTCGTTGGCGGCGGACTGATTCTACTGGCCGTTGCATTGGTAAGTTTCGATAGTGCGATTGCGCTGCGTGCAATAATTGGCGTGGCGTTCCTTTTGCTGACTACGCCGATTGCAGCTCATCTGTTGGCGCGGGCAAGTTATCGTATTGATAGTGCACAAATCAAAAATATGGTGGTCGATGAGCTGAAGTCTAAAAACGGCCAAACTCCCACTGCATAA
- a CDS encoding proton-conducting transporter membrane subunit → MQATPVLPGDWVIVLPLVLALMTAAVLVMLREAARVGFVLALLAVGAIVASEVALLLRVLESGPVSMTMGNWLPPFGISFTADLFGAGFALAAALVTIIVLVYAEAERSGRDGKDGFHALVLLLLAGVTGSFLTGDLFNLYVWFEVMLIASFGLMVMGGGAARLDGAVKYGFLNFLATSLFLLSLGLLYGLLGTLNMADILRAAPSANPAAMTGVASLLLLAFGMKAAAFPVNAWLPASYHTPPAVISALLAGLLTKVGVYALLRALVAILPGSRDVLEPVLASIAIATLVIAPLGAIAETNLRRAIGFVVIGGIGAVLAGIALPSQSGVAGAGAYIFHAILTMTALYLVAGLVERGTGQMDSRRMGGLYAASAPLSILFLVLVLAAAGVPPFLGFWPKLLLLEAGLGAGGWRGGLLVGALVVNAVLTLIAGSRLWAHIFWRAAPGAFPENPVAVGNGEWRLRYGAAGLLVGAIAAAGLWPNFLFEVAITGAADILNPARYVAAVGLAGGTP, encoded by the coding sequence GTGCAAGCCACCCCAGTTCTGCCGGGTGATTGGGTCATCGTGCTACCGCTGGTGCTCGCGCTGATGACCGCGGCCGTGTTGGTGATGCTACGCGAGGCAGCCCGCGTCGGTTTTGTGCTGGCGCTGCTGGCCGTAGGGGCCATCGTTGCGTCCGAGGTGGCTTTGCTGCTGCGCGTGCTGGAGAGTGGCCCGGTGAGCATGACCATGGGCAATTGGTTGCCGCCGTTTGGGATCAGCTTCACCGCCGACCTGTTCGGAGCGGGTTTCGCATTGGCCGCGGCGCTGGTGACGATCATCGTGCTGGTTTATGCCGAGGCCGAACGCAGCGGGCGCGACGGTAAGGACGGCTTCCATGCTCTGGTGCTGCTGCTTCTGGCCGGCGTGACCGGCTCATTCCTCACCGGCGACCTGTTCAACCTCTATGTCTGGTTCGAGGTGATGCTGATCGCCTCGTTCGGTCTGATGGTCATGGGTGGCGGCGCGGCGCGACTCGATGGCGCCGTCAAATACGGCTTCCTCAACTTCCTCGCGACGTCGCTATTCCTGCTGTCGCTAGGCCTGCTCTATGGCCTCCTCGGCACGCTCAACATGGCCGACATCCTGCGCGCCGCTCCTTCCGCCAATCCGGCGGCGATGACGGGCGTCGCATCGTTGCTGCTGTTGGCCTTCGGCATGAAGGCGGCGGCGTTCCCGGTCAATGCCTGGCTGCCGGCATCCTACCACACTCCGCCGGCGGTCATTTCGGCCCTGCTCGCGGGCCTGCTGACCAAGGTCGGGGTCTATGCGCTGTTACGGGCCCTGGTCGCCATCCTGCCGGGCAGCCGCGACGTGCTGGAGCCGGTACTGGCCAGCATTGCCATCGCCACGCTGGTCATTGCGCCCCTGGGCGCAATCGCGGAGACCAATCTGCGGCGAGCCATCGGCTTTGTGGTCATCGGCGGCATCGGCGCGGTGCTGGCCGGTATCGCCCTGCCATCGCAAAGCGGCGTGGCCGGGGCCGGGGCGTACATTTTTCACGCTATCCTGACGATGACGGCGCTCTATCTCGTGGCCGGGCTCGTCGAGCGCGGGACCGGCCAGATGGATTCGCGGCGGATGGGTGGGCTCTATGCCGCCAGCGCTCCACTTTCCATCCTGTTCCTTGTGCTGGTCCTGGCGGCGGCCGGCGTGCCGCCCTTCCTCGGCTTCTGGCCCAAGCTGCTGCTGCTCGAAGCCGGGCTGGGAGCAGGGGGGTGGCGCGGCGGATTGCTGGTAGGCGCGCTCGTCGTCAACGCCGTGCTGACCCTGATCGCCGGCTCACGGCTATGGGCCCACATATTCTGGCGCGCGGCGCCCGGAGCCTTTCCAGAAAACCCGGTTGCCGTCGGCAATGGCGAGTGGCGCCTGCGCTATGGAGCTGCCGGGCTGTTGGTCGGCGCCATCGCGGCGGCGGGGCTCTGGCCCAACTTCCTCTTCGAGGTCGCCATCACCGGGGCCGCCGATATTCTAAATCCGGCGCGCTATGTGGCGGCGGTCGGGCTGGCGGGAGGTACGCCATGA
- a CDS encoding Na+/H+ antiporter subunit E: MNVVPMIALLALTWAAITGNFSGLNVLLGAAVGGAAALLLRHWFGGAPMLRKLRRALSLAVLFLYELNVSAVRVGLIVLTPDLRSALRPAIVAFPLTVKSDAEIALLANLITLTPGTLSVDVSDDRATLYVHVLNLASREQLIADIARGFERKVQEVFA; the protein is encoded by the coding sequence ATGAACGTCGTACCGATGATCGCGCTGCTGGCGCTAACCTGGGCGGCCATCACCGGCAACTTTAGCGGGCTAAACGTGCTGCTCGGCGCCGCGGTTGGCGGCGCGGCAGCACTGCTGCTGCGTCATTGGTTCGGCGGCGCGCCGATGCTGCGCAAACTGCGGCGTGCCCTGTCGCTGGCCGTGCTGTTTCTCTATGAACTCAATGTCAGTGCGGTGCGCGTCGGGCTGATCGTGCTGACGCCCGACCTGCGGTCGGCGCTGCGTCCCGCAATTGTCGCTTTTCCGTTAACCGTAAAATCGGACGCCGAAATCGCGCTTTTGGCAAACCTCATCACACTGACGCCGGGAACCTTGAGCGTCGACGTCTCCGACGACCGCGCCACGCTCTATGTGCATGTGCTGAACCTGGCGTCACGCGAGCAGCTGATCGCGGACATCGCAAGGGGTTTCGAGCGCAAGGTGCAGGAGGTGTTCGCATGA
- a CDS encoding DUF6456 domain-containing protein, which translates to MARIEDNALPRLAASRDGEAPFLLSHHLAAADRLERLIERSRISPRVTMSYDPARVGGRSQGNGVAEASDTAAAARQRLNRLAGLLPADCWGVLFDVCGLGKGLQLVETERRWPRRSAKLVLRIGLDQLAAQFGLTPHATGADGVGTQAWLEERLPLIADVPPTRS; encoded by the coding sequence ATGGCGCGCATTGAAGACAACGCGCTGCCCCGCCTTGCGGCGTCGCGCGATGGGGAAGCGCCATTCTTGCTTAGCCATCATCTGGCGGCGGCAGATCGGCTCGAACGGCTCATCGAGCGGAGCCGAATCTCGCCGCGCGTTACCATGTCGTATGACCCCGCCCGTGTTGGCGGGCGTTCACAGGGCAATGGCGTTGCCGAGGCGTCCGATACCGCCGCCGCGGCGCGACAGCGGCTGAACCGGCTGGCCGGCCTGCTGCCGGCGGACTGCTGGGGCGTGCTGTTCGACGTCTGCGGCCTGGGCAAGGGCCTGCAGCTGGTCGAGACGGAGCGACGCTGGCCGCGCCGCAGCGCCAAGCTGGTATTGCGCATCGGTCTCGACCAACTGGCGGCTCAGTTTGGGCTGACCCCGCACGCAACGGGCGCGGATGGCGTGGGGACGCAGGCCTGGTTGGAGGAAAGGCTGCCGCTGATCGCGGACGTGCCGCCGACCCGGAGCTAG
- a CDS encoding PAS domain-containing sensor histidine kinase, with product MSLAIAGTGHRPEMLRRKTLANNSRITIVLGALAMPFAIYWLVTGSLLPFVMAAIALGSGMTTLALHQRRMFEQAAAGQVHTLLLLGLLLALADSRLADAGLAVALMAPVLASLLGRPQLRRQSWFLLAGVGALAGLSALFAAAAIPMEPATLVICSAVTFIGSIGVVIHTANRINAAYEVYDKAQVTAYRHLIEHVQDAVIRFSSDGEVLLASRSSEALFGCRRYELTGSGLGERLHVLDRPAYLTAFADANQGGKSRTIEVRMRQDDPYATSNVPHFIWVEVSLSPVVDPETTAVRHEVVALLRDVTDRKDNEAAMAEARRAAEEASEAKSRFLATIGHELRTPLNAVVGFSEMMTSGIGGELSQTHREYAGLIHQSGKHLLEVVRMLLDMSRLEAGKFELQTEPFQPQDIVEPCFDMVRDMAQKHEITLVADIGKSLPMLVADERACRQILLNLLSNAVKFSHPGGKVTVTLKRQGQSLNLSVSDHGVGMAPESLKRVGEPFFQAQDGLSRPYEGTGLGLSIVKGLVDLHEGTLRAISEIGSGTTVTVLLPINGPAIKTEETAIVTPLRKEPAAAPITPWQDEKRKAQ from the coding sequence ATGTCCCTGGCCATCGCCGGCACCGGCCATCGGCCGGAAATGCTGCGCCGCAAGACGCTCGCCAACAATTCGCGCATCACCATCGTCCTTGGCGCGCTCGCCATGCCTTTCGCCATCTATTGGCTGGTCACGGGCAGCCTGCTGCCATTCGTGATGGCCGCTATCGCGCTGGGTAGCGGCATGACCACGCTTGCTTTGCATCAGCGGCGCATGTTCGAGCAGGCGGCCGCCGGGCAGGTTCACACCTTGCTGCTGCTGGGCCTGCTGCTGGCGCTGGCCGATAGCCGGCTGGCTGACGCAGGCCTCGCTGTCGCGCTCATGGCGCCGGTGCTGGCCTCGCTGCTGGGCCGTCCGCAATTGCGTCGGCAGAGCTGGTTTCTGCTGGCTGGTGTCGGCGCCCTTGCCGGCCTCTCTGCCCTGTTCGCCGCCGCCGCCATTCCGATGGAGCCGGCGACGCTGGTGATCTGCTCGGCCGTGACCTTCATCGGCAGTATCGGTGTGGTGATCCACACCGCCAACCGCATCAACGCGGCCTATGAGGTTTACGACAAGGCGCAGGTGACCGCCTACCGGCACCTGATCGAACACGTGCAGGACGCAGTGATTCGCTTTTCCAGCGATGGCGAAGTGCTGCTGGCGTCGCGCTCGTCGGAGGCGCTGTTCGGCTGCCGCCGCTATGAATTGACCGGAAGTGGTCTCGGCGAGCGCCTGCATGTGCTCGACCGTCCCGCTTACCTCACCGCTTTTGCCGACGCCAACCAGGGCGGCAAGTCGCGCACCATCGAGGTGCGGATGCGCCAGGATGACCCGTACGCAACCAGCAACGTGCCGCATTTCATCTGGGTGGAGGTCAGCCTGTCGCCTGTGGTCGATCCCGAGACCACCGCGGTGCGTCACGAGGTCGTGGCGCTGCTGCGCGATGTCACGGATCGTAAGGACAATGAAGCGGCCATGGCCGAAGCGCGCCGCGCAGCCGAGGAAGCATCCGAGGCCAAGTCGCGTTTCCTGGCCACCATCGGGCACGAGCTGCGTACGCCGCTCAACGCCGTGGTCGGCTTCTCCGAGATGATGACATCAGGCATTGGCGGAGAACTGTCACAGACGCACCGCGAGTATGCCGGGCTAATCCATCAGAGCGGCAAGCATCTGCTCGAAGTGGTGCGCATGCTGCTCGACATGTCTCGGCTCGAAGCCGGCAAGTTCGAGCTGCAGACCGAGCCGTTCCAGCCCCAGGACATTGTCGAGCCCTGCTTCGACATGGTGCGCGATATGGCCCAAAAGCACGAGATCACGCTTGTCGCCGATATCGGCAAGAGCCTGCCCATGCTGGTGGCCGACGAGCGCGCCTGCCGGCAGATCCTGCTCAACCTGCTCTCCAACGCGGTCAAGTTCAGCCATCCAGGCGGCAAGGTCACGGTAACGCTGAAGCGCCAGGGACAGAGCCTCAACCTCTCGGTCAGCGACCACGGCGTGGGCATGGCGCCCGAATCGCTGAAGCGCGTCGGCGAGCCGTTCTTCCAGGCCCAGGACGGCCTGTCGCGGCCCTATGAAGGGACGGGGCTCGGCCTCTCCATCGTCAAGGGCCTGGTGGATTTGCACGAGGGCACGCTGCGTGCGATCTCGGAAATCGGATCGGGGACAACCGTGACAGTTTTACTTCCCATAAACGGTCCGGCAAT